Part of the Halobacteriovorax vibrionivorans genome, GTAATTTATAGCTATCAAGTTTTACATAGAGGTTATGATAAGTTCTAAGCTTTTCTTCAAGAACTTGATATTCTTCATCAGTGTGAGTGTAATTAGATTTAGCAATATTTGTATCTCTGATACCAGGAGATAATGTCGTCGTATAAACAATTGCTAGAACTAAAGTTGAAGCCGCCAGAACTTTAAGTATGATCGTTGCTTTTGATCCTTTCTTCTTATAAAGAATTGTAAAAAAGATAAGAGCAATGGCAAAGATCATCTCGATTATATTAAATGATGTAAATATAATCCCACCTAACGTTCCCGCTTCTTTAAGAGAGCTCACATTTCGAAAAATATTTGGAGCGGCGATAAAGTCAATAAATGCTGTGGCAAAAAACCATGCTAAGCAAATACCAAAAATTAAACTTAATAAGACGTGTTTCTTTTTCATTAATGATTTCATAGAGAAATCATACCGATTATTTCATGTGATGACGAGCAAGATATGGGTGCACGATTAACGCAACGGCCAAAATCCCAGCTTCAAAGAGAACAACAAGAGGTGCCCATAATCCCATCATTGTAATAACATCAGGAGGAGTTAGCATTGCTGAGACAAGAGCAAAGCCCACATAGACATAGCGTCGCATCTTTGCCAAAGATTGCTTTGTTACAATTCCCATAAAGCCTAGAATAAGCATTACATTTGGAAGTTGAAATATAAGACCTAAGAACACTAATACCTTACTAGAAAGGACCAGATAGTCTTTAAGTGCAATTGTTGCTTCAACATTTTGAACACCAAAGCTCATGAGAGTTTGGAAAGTTAAAGGAAAAACAATGAAGTAACCAAAAGATACACCAAGTGCAAAAAGAAAGAGACCAATAACGATAAAGGGCTTTACGGCCTTTTTCTCATGATCATAAAGGCCTGGTGCTATAAATTTCCAAACTTGATAGAACCAAAGTGGGCATGAAAGAATCACACTTGAATAGAAAGCAACTTGAAATTGAGAAAGAACTTTATCAAGAAGGCCTAAATAGACAACCTTTCCACCAGTGTCACCACCTAAAGCTTCTCTTAGGGGTGCTAGTAGGATTTCTTGAATTAAGTCTCCATAGGCATAACAAGCGACAAAGGCGGCCATAATAATAATTAATATCTTTACCAATGCGCTACGTAATTCTTCTAAATGGTCGATCAAACCCATTTCTTTCAAAACTTACCCTAGTTTTTAATTTAGTCTTAAAGTAAAATAATTATACTGTATTAATTTAACATAACAAACGCGAATGAAATACTTTTTAATTATCACTCTATTTTTCATATTTATGCCTGCACAAGCAAGTGCTCAGACAATTCTTCTTTGCCTTGGTAAAGAAGAAAGTTTCTATGCAAAAAAACACTACACTGGCCCAAAGTATCATCTAAATCAAATTATGATTAATGAGATTTCATCTGTTGGGAATCCAGAGTTAGCAGCAGGAAATTACAAGAAATATTGTACCCATCCAGAACAGAGCCCTTCTTTAAAACTTTTAAAAGCAATGACTTTAGGAAAGAAAGGACTTTTTAACTTTAAAGAAGATGAGGGTGATGCAGGCGTGCAATTTGCCATGGTAACCTATGATGAATTTAGAAAGAAATCCATCAAAGTTCTTATGCAATATATGTCAAAGATTCAAATGCAAGCGGCAAGCGCTGACTGCCTGACAAAGAATATTCCAGGCCTTACTCAATTCTATTCTAGGTTTCGCTATTTGGAAGAAGAGATAGATTCAATTGCATTAAAAGGTTCAAAAGAAGACCTTCTACGTCTTTATGACTCACTTGAGAATATAGATCAGATCTTAAAGAAGTGCCAAAAGAAGCCAACGAAAGCAGTTAAATAAAAAACAAACTAATCGTCTTATCTTTTTGGGCCAAGAAGTCTTTTAATTTTAAAGATGACTCACTATCCTCATCTCCAACAACATAGAGATGATTTCCAACTAATCCTTCGACATCAATATCATTTAACTTATCCGTAAAAGGAAAGAGATCTTCTCTAAGAAAATCGACTGGGCTCTTCCCTGCTACTTTTTCTTTTTTCATATTTAAAAAAGTAACTTCTGGAATCTTACGTTCGCTGCCTTGTCCTTTAAGCATTGGCCTAATATCAACAGCACAACTACCACAACCTCCACCTGCTTTCGTTAAGTTTGTGATAGTGAGTAAGTCCTTTGCACCATTAGATATTAAGTTTTGTACTTCATTACGAGTAATTCCAAAACAGCGACAAAGAATTTCACTTGTATCAATAACAAGCCCTTGATTTGGATTAAAGTACATTAGAACTTCTTTATAGAAATCAAATAATTCGACTTTAAATCTCTCATCGTTTTGAAGGTAGCTTAGGATAACTTCACTTAGGGAAGATTTATTTTGTTGGACACTAGATAAGAGATCACCAAGATAATTCTTGAGTTCATCATTTTCGGTATCAATAAAGAATTCGCGAACCTGATTAAATTTCGAAAACCTTAATTCAATTAAGCAAGGCCTTTTAGTTCTTAAATCAGGTGCGATAAGTGAAGTATTCATTTATTAAGGATGAACCTCATCACTTCTTAATGTTAAGACTTCAAAACCAGAATCTGTAACTAAAATTGTATGTTCAAATTGTGCCGATAATTTCTTATCACGTGTGATTACAGTCCAGCCATCTTTGAGAGTTTTACAGTCTTTAACACCCATATTAATCATAGGCTCAATTGTAAAAGTCATCCCCGGCTTCATCTCTGCGCCCTTTCCACGTTTTCCAACGTGAACAACTTGAGGATCTTCGTGGAATTCTCTACCGATTCCATGGCCACAATAATCTTCAACTACTGAATAACCGTGATCGTGAGCTATTTCCATAATGGCCGCACCGATGTCACCAATATGACCACCTGGGCGAACTTGCTTAATTCCTTCAATTGTACATTGGTATGTAATGTCAACTAGCTTCTTAGCTTCTTCACTTACATTACCTACAAGGAATGTTTTATTTGTGTCACCGTGAAATTTATTTAAATACGTTGTTACATCAATATTTAAAATATCACCGTCTTTTAATACATCTTTCTTATTTGGGATTCCATGACAGATAACTTCATTAAGAGAAGTACAAACAGACTTTGGAAACCCGTGGTAATTTAATGGAGATGGGTACGCACCATTTTTTATAATATATTCATGACAAAGATCATTTAACTCTTCAGTACTTACACCAGGTTTAATAAATTGTTCGATATATTCTAAAGTCGAAGAAGCTAGCTTCGACGTTGCTCTCATAAGCTCAATTTCACGCTTTGATTT contains:
- the map gene encoding type I methionyl aminopeptidase, with protein sequence MMISIKSKREIELMRATSKLASSTLEYIEQFIKPGVSTEELNDLCHEYIIKNGAYPSPLNYHGFPKSVCTSLNEVICHGIPNKKDVLKDGDILNIDVTTYLNKFHGDTNKTFLVGNVSEEAKKLVDITYQCTIEGIKQVRPGGHIGDIGAAIMEIAHDHGYSVVEDYCGHGIGREFHEDPQVVHVGKRGKGAEMKPGMTFTIEPMINMGVKDCKTLKDGWTVITRDKKLSAQFEHTILVTDSGFEVLTLRSDEVHP
- a CDS encoding (2Fe-2S)-binding protein yields the protein MNTSLIAPDLRTKRPCLIELRFSKFNQVREFFIDTENDELKNYLGDLLSSVQQNKSSLSEVILSYLQNDERFKVELFDFYKEVLMYFNPNQGLVIDTSEILCRCFGITRNEVQNLISNGAKDLLTITNLTKAGGGCGSCAVDIRPMLKGQGSERKIPEVTFLNMKKEKVAGKSPVDFLREDLFPFTDKLNDIDVEGLVGNHLYVVGDEDSESSLKLKDFLAQKDKTISLFFI
- a CDS encoding DUF4149 domain-containing protein encodes the protein MKSLMKKKHVLLSLIFGICLAWFFATAFIDFIAAPNIFRNVSSLKEAGTLGGIIFTSFNIIEMIFAIALIFFTILYKKKGSKATIILKVLAASTLVLAIVYTTTLSPGIRDTNIAKSNYTHTDEEYQVLEEKLRTYHNLYVKLDSYKLLALLTMCGISITGLARLETKEGEA
- the tatC gene encoding twin-arginine translocase subunit TatC yields the protein MGLIDHLEELRSALVKILIIIMAAFVACYAYGDLIQEILLAPLREALGGDTGGKVVYLGLLDKVLSQFQVAFYSSVILSCPLWFYQVWKFIAPGLYDHEKKAVKPFIVIGLFLFALGVSFGYFIVFPLTFQTLMSFGVQNVEATIALKDYLVLSSKVLVFLGLIFQLPNVMLILGFMGIVTKQSLAKMRRYVYVGFALVSAMLTPPDVITMMGLWAPLVVLFEAGILAVALIVHPYLARHHMK